Below is a window of Myroides profundi DNA.
AGGACTGTTAATAGGAGCTCCTACACTCACTACCTTACCGAAGGTATTATCCACATTTAGCTTAGCCATATATACGTCTAACCCTCCTAGACCTGGACGTCCATCTGATGAGAAATATAGATAGTTATCCTTAGAGATAAAAGGGAATGTCTCACGCCCTTCTGTATTAATTCTAGCCCCTAAGTTCTCAGGGGTACCATAACTTCCATCTTCTTCTATAAAGACCCTATAGATATCAGACTCTCCTAGTGTACCACTTCTATCAGAAGCAAAGTATAACCATCTCTCATCTGGGGATAAAGCAGGATGAGCAGTATTAAAATTATCTGAGTTAAATGGTAACTCTACAGCTTCTGTCCATACACCATCTTCGTTTAAAGTAGATTTATATAACTTTAGTAAGATGTAATAATCTTCATTGTGAACTTTCTTTTTCTTCTTAAAGTTATTACTCGTGAAGTACATCGTCTTACCATCTTTAGTAAAGATAGCTGATGCTACATTGACCTTTGCATTTCCAAACTTATCCAAAGGTTCAGGCTCGCTAAAACTACCGTCTTTACTAATCACCGTACTGTATAGAGTAGTAAATGCTTCATTAGTCCACTTATGTACTCTACCTCCATGCTCTGTTTCTCTAGCAGAAGCAAAGACTAATTGGTCTCCTAAGATACTCGATCCATAGTCAGAATACACACTATTAATAGGCAGTACTTTCAGATCATAACGCTGTATCATGGCATTAATCTCCTTTAAGTAAGTATCTTTCTTTTCTTCGAATAATATACCTCTACTGTCACTCTTCTCTAATTCGGCAAAGCGACTTACATACTCATCTGCCTTTTTATAATCTTCTATAGAACGCAACGTCTGCGCATATCTATAGTAGTACTCTGATGGTAGTTTATGTCCTCCTTGTTCTGCAAAAATAAATAACTCTTCGTACCACTTATGAGCAGTCTTTAGCTCACCTTTAAAGTAATAAGCATCTGCTAACTTAGTAAGTGTATTAACACTTTTGTACCCTTTATTTATAATTTTCTCATAGATTTCGATTGCATTGACATACTCATAGTAGTCGAAGCTCTTATCCGCTTTTTTCTCCTTACTAGTCTGAGCTACTGCCCCTACCGTTATTAAGAAAAAAGAGGCTATTGAGAAAAACTTAATAACCTTCTTTTTCATACTTTATAGTTTTCGTTAAAAGAATCTTGGTGTATTCATACGAGTGCGATTATTAAACAAATCGAATCTTAGGAATATCTCATGAGATC
It encodes the following:
- a CDS encoding OmpA family protein, producing MKKKVIKFFSIASFFLITVGAVAQTSKEKKADKSFDYYEYVNAIEIYEKIINKGYKSVNTLTKLADAYYFKGELKTAHKWYEELFIFAEQGGHKLPSEYYYRYAQTLRSIEDYKKADEYVSRFAELEKSDSRGILFEEKKDTYLKEINAMIQRYDLKVLPINSVYSDYGSSILGDQLVFASARETEHGGRVHKWTNEAFTTLYSTVISKDGSFSEPEPLDKFGNAKVNVASAIFTKDGKTMYFTSNNFKKKKKVHNEDYYILLKLYKSTLNEDGVWTEAVELPFNSDNFNTAHPALSPDERWLYFASDRSGTLGESDIYRVFIEEDGSYGTPENLGARINTEGRETFPFISKDNYLYFSSDGRPGLGGLDVYMAKLNVDNTFGKVVSVGAPINSPSDDFAFYINDKNRKGFISSNREGGVGSDDIYFFQVVDCKQQIEGKVFNTSTKEPIANATVVLYDNAYKELATITTDAKGYYLTEALDCNYKFRLKASADKFLTAEVSTVLGREFNVSKTVDIGLDPIVEKIEKDDDLFKKLKLDPIYFDFDKATIRPDAAVELAKVVEVLNMYPKLKIDVRSHTDSRGNDAYNMKLSDRRAKSTIAWMVKQGIEEDRITGKGYGESQLVNKCANKVPCTIKEHQENRRSEFIILNIE